The following nucleotide sequence is from Zea mays cultivar B73 chromosome 1, Zm-B73-REFERENCE-NAM-5.0, whole genome shotgun sequence.
AGACCAAGATCTCTCATCCGGAACAGACGATGCATCTGCTACTTGAACGCATCGATGTCCTCCAACCTTGCTCCAGTGATGATCAGGTCATCGACATAGACCCCGACCACCACACGCGACGTTGTGATGCCCTTGGTGTACATCCCATGCTCGCTGGCACACGTGGTGAAGAGCGAGTTGGCATAGGGTGTTGTCCATTTTTTTGTGTTCCAGCTCACAACGCCAGGCGAAGCCCATACAACGCCTTCTTTAGTCGTAGGACCTTCGCTTCGTGCTCAACAACAACAAAGCTCGACTGTTGCCGGATGTACACCTCCTTGAGCTCGCCATTCAGGAACGCTAACTTGACATCCATTTTATGCATAAGCTAGCCCCTCTGAGTTGCAACAACAAGCAAGATCTGCATAGATTCCATCTGTGCGACCGGAACAAACGCCTCGTCGGTAGTCTATCTCTGGCTACTGGATGTGCCGGTGTGCCCCTTGCAACAATCTGTACCTTATGCCTAACAGCAACGCTTGCTCATCGTGCTTTAGTTTGTAAACCCACTTCAGGCCAATTGGACGATGGCCTAGAGGAAGGTCGACTAGAGCTCACATCTTGTTCTCCTCAATGGATGGCATCTCCTGTTATTTCCTTGCACCAGCGGGCATCGCCTCGAGGCTCCTCGAACGTGGCCGGTTCATCATCAGTGGTGGTAAGGAGCAAGTCCTCAGCCACCACGAACTCTCGTTCTACCAACCCGGGAATTTCCACCAACCTAAGCACATTATCTAGCATCTTGAATCGGAAAGGCATCCCACTGCTGTGGTCAATGGCAAGGTTTGAAGTAGTGTCAAGTGGTAACACAAACTCCACCTTCGTCTATGATGAAGGTGTACCGATCGCTGGAGGTGTACCGAGCGTGGGTGTATATGTGTTGCATGTCGTTGGCATCGTTGGCGAGCCTGGCGCTGATGTTGCACCACTCATGTGCCCTAGCGAGCCTAACACAGGCACCACATCGCTTGTACCCGACATAGATGTTATGTCTTCAGTGCCTTCCTTTTCTGATTCAACGGTGTCCGTGCCTTAGAGCATCACCGTCGAAAACTCAATGTGGAACGGTTCTGCTCCCGTAGCGTTGGACCCGTTGACCCTGATCTAGTGCCACGTGTTTCCttcttcaaacaccacatccggtGTTAGGATTGTAGAACCTATACACATTGGACCCTGGCTCGTACTCGATGAACACCATCGGTGTACTCCGGTCATCTAGCTTTTGCTGGTGCTTTTCGACCATCTTCACATGCACCATGCGGGAGGAAGTGAACCAAAGGCTTTATATCATACCATGCTTCAAACGACGCCTTTCCTTCGGCACTCCTCGTCGGTGATCAGTTGAGTATGAAGatggttgtggtgacctcctcccGCCACAACCAGCCCGACATCCCCTTGGTCTTCAACATGCTTCTAGCCATGCCAAGCATCGTTGGTTATGCCTCTGCACCCCCACCATTTTACTAGGGCGTGTATGGCACAACGAGATGGTGGATGTCATGCTTGGAGCAATAGTCATCCAACATGTGCGTCGTGGACTCGCCACCATAGTCGGTTTTGCCTCATCTCTACGTGTCCCTGGAGTTGGATGATGGCTTCCATAGCCTGGTCCTTTGACACCAGCAACATGAGCCACATAAAGCGACTCTTGCCATCGACAGGGAGGAACAACTTCCCTCCAGGTGTCTCCAGGGTAACTACATAAGTCTGCATGCACTAGGTCGAGCAAATGAGGCACACAATACTTGTTGGCCGTAGGGAACGGATGTGGTCGACCAGTGGTAGTTCGCGCACCATGCCATCCTTCGATAGTTCCCGGagccctggaacccgagatgtccGAACCTGGCATGCCATTGCCAGGTCACCTCCGAGCGCCTACCATCGAGGCACAGAGGTTGAGCGATGTTGATGTCAAGGACGTAGAGGTGGCTTGCTGAACGTCGCACGTTCAGCAACCGTAGGCGCTGGTCCTAGATCCTGAGAACGTCGTTCTTGATCAGGACCTTGTGTCCATCCTCGTTTAGTTGACCAAGGCTGGTGATGATTGTTGTCAATCAGGGGATGAAGTAgatgtgatatcctagccccggaggatggtgatattctggcccaaggcttaatagaattaatagagtactcatatcaacaaggtgcatcttcttttttggaagcctatctcgaaagaacctccaagttaaatgtgcttggcttggagcaatttgggatgggtgaccgaccagggagttttctcaggtgcgcatgagtgaggacaaagtgcgcacaaaaaactcgtgttggtctgtggggacaatatatgatcctagagagctgccaggagtaagtaccgccgatcTGGGAGTGGATGGGGTGTTACAGTAGACACCAGCCAACACCTGGTGCTCCCACTCTTACACCTAAAGAGGACAATGTCGCGGCCCTCGATGGCGACCATGGTGTCATCACCGAACCGAACGGTCATGTGGACGTCGGTGTCGAGCTCAGAGAAGGCCATGCgctcccttgtcatgtggttcATCGCACTGATGTCAAGGATCCAGCGCGTGCTCGTGCCACCGCCCTTCTCAAGCTAGACGAACATCCAGTTCTCATCGAGGTGGATCTTTGGTGTAGGGGTTGGGGCTGCCTTTGTGGGAGGCAGTCTAGTGtcattggcgaacgccgaagccaTGAGTGCCACAGGCTCAAGGTCCTCAGTGAACACCCATTGCGTGCTGCCTCCATCCTCGATCTGGAAAGTGAGTCCATCTCTAGCATCTGGCGACGCGAGATGCGTCGATGATGATGATGGATTCGGGGAGGACAACTACATTGGTGTCCCCTTGTCTCTTCTTTAGTTTGGGTCACGATGGAGGTAAAGGGCCAACATTATTGCCTCTTCGGTGAGCTCCTCCCTAGCCTGGGTCGCACGGGCCTACTTCGTCCCTCTTCTTCCTAAGACATTCACGAGCCCAATGGTCTGTTTTACCACAATACTTACATTTGTCAGCAACAATCCGCTTCCCTTTCCATTGTCATTGTTGTCCTATGGTGGCCTTAAGCTGTCACTAACTCTGTTGTGCCCGCTACCACGCCACGACTCATGCCTGGCGACGTCTGATTGCCGCCCGAGCTTCCACTGCTGGAGCACAACATGTGCCACCAACTCATTCTCGGTCAGGTTTAGGCCAGCTAAGGCTTCGCCACCGTTGCTACCACCGAGATCGTATTGTTCCTCCTTCGCCTTGAGCTTTCCAATCAACTCCTTCATAGATAGTGTTTTGAGATTGAGAAGGGTTTTAATCATCATCACAATCTACGAGTGCCTCGGTGGACTAGCCTGTCTCTGGTTCCTGGTAATCAATGTCTAGGATCTCTAGTTGGTTGACTAGGTCAATGATGTGCATGCTGAAGTCGTTAACAAATTCACTGTCCTTGAACCTGAGCGAGTTGAACTAGCGTCGTAGCGTGTTCACCTTCGCTTGGCGCACTCGGTCTGCAGCGAGGTGCGTTTCTTGAGTGTGTCACACGCAATCTTAGCGGTCGTCTTGCTCGTGGTCGTCCCTTGCATCTCCGGAGGTACCCTAAGGGCCGAGGGTGATGGCCTCTAGAGCATTGCGATCGTTGGTGTAGTCAGTGGTGCCAACGTTCACGGTTGTCCACAGGCCTCTCGCCTATAGCTTCAACTTCAAGAGCGTCACCCATGAATAATACTACCTCtgttcacaaatatatgacactgttgattttttcgaaaactttgaccactcgtcttattcaaaatatttattcaaaaatgtAAATTTTAAATAAAGAACAAActaccttaagtgataaaacaaatcacaacaaaataaatgataactcattattttttgaataagacgagtggtcaaagtttttttaaaaagacaacggtgtcatatatttatgaacgaAGGGAGTCGTTGGTCTTGGTCAGTATCTCTTTCACGATTTGATAGATCACCAGGACACGGTCGCCATTGCCAGAGTCGCTCCCCGTCTCTTGACGGCGATGCGGTGGTGAGGCAGTTTGTCCGCGTTGCATAACTGCAAGCACAGTCCCAACACGACAACGACGTTGATACCAGTTGTCGCCTTGTACTCCGGTGAGCCTTGCCAGAAACGAAGATGATCCCTGAATCACTCAAACGCTCATAAAACTCAACACGGACATTAGAAGAACACACTAAGTTTTGGTGCTGCCAAAATACACCGCTGCGTTAGGTGTGTTCTCTTGATCTGATTACACATGTAATTACAAAGGCTCACAGCCACAAGTCACAACATCAATGAACAATCAAGTAGCTAAGAAAGGAAATGAACCAATATGTTAAAAAAAGGAAACTAATCAGCTAAGAAAGGAAGTGGACCAATCAACTATGGGCATGTTTGGAAGCACCCAATTTTTAATAAACTGGCTTATGGAAATTGAGGTGGTTCCAAACATATCAGTTTATGCGTCAGTTTATAGAAATTGGATTCATAGTTTCTTAAAAACTGGCTTGCTTCCAAACAGGACCTAAGAAAAGAAACTAACCAATTTATCAATTAGGTAAAAAAAGAAAGGAAGCTAATCAACCAATTAAAAAGAAAACGAAAACCGAGCTGGATTATGCAACAATAGGAACCATGCAAGCCTGATGCTTCAATGTTACATGGGTGACTGAAATGCTGAAGCAGGTGAGAAATTGACCTTAGCATCCAGTGGCTTATAATATGCGGTATCCTCGATGATGCAATCAGGGGCCATCAACTTGTCGAGCCGTTTGCTGTTCCTTTCATTGAGGGAGGAGTAAAACTCCTGAACTACATCTGACAGGGGCGAAGATGGTAAGGTGGCACCTCTGCGGTCAGCATTGAGGAGTCCGCCATTGGCGTCTGGTCCTAATGCTGCACGTATAAGCTTTAGAGGAAGTCCTGGTTTCCTCGTGCTCTGTCGCCGAGGAGGCCAGAGGCTCTGCTGAGTAGCCGGTTGGATCTTGAAACAGGGTGATTGGAAGGACATAGATGGCAAGGTGGACTTCATGGTCTTGAATGCGTGCGTGAGCAATGAATGGGTAGGGGTTTGCTTGCTTGATAAAAGAGATCGCCTGAAGCTGAAGGTGTGTGGGGTGGATCAACTTGCGTGGTGGGTGGTTTAAGAATAAGATGGTTTGCGTGTGAAATCTGTCACCGATACCAAGATCGAAGCATAAAGCATCATCCATCCTGCCAACATAAGTAAGGGATTGCTTTCCATCTCTGCTTAGTGGTAAGAATCTGAATCTTGTAGATGCAGTTGCAGCCAATCGTCCAACTACTAACCTTTTACTGGTaagtactccctccattccaagtTATAATGTCTTTTGCTGTGTACTTGGATATATATACACTATGTGACTATGTCTAGATGCTTAGTAAAAGTAATATATATAGAAAAAAAACAAAATGTCTTACATTTACCTTTTTGTAGAATTGTTTGCCCTTTAATTGATCTATTTATTGGGTTGTTTGGCTATACCACCTATATACATGGAAACTGCTCTTTGTTCGTGTAGAGTACAAGCCTGAGAGGCGTGTCAgtaaataaagaaataaaaaacAAACAAAGGAATAGAGAAGCATTCACTATTTTCGGAAGAAGCCGAAGACAGCCTTCTTGGGGTCTATCTTCTTGGAGGCCACCTTGGATTTGCTGCTCAGCTTCCCTGATGGTGGTGCTGATGCTACCGCGGCAGTTGGCCgtggtggtgctgctgctgcCGGTTGTGGTGGTCCTGAAGCAACATCTGTTGCCGGTGGTGGTGGTGCCGCCACAGTAGTTGGCCGCGGTGGTGGTGCTGCTGCTACAGGTGGTGGTCCTGAAGCAACATCTGTTGCCGGTGGTGGTGGTGCTGCTGCTACAGGTGGTGGTCCTGCAGCAGCATCTGTTGCCGGTGGGGTTGGTGGCGCCACAGTAGTTGGCCGCGGTGTTGGTGCTGCTGCCGTTACAGGTGGTGGTCCTGAAGCAACATCTGTTGCCGGTGGTGTTGGTGCGGCTGCGACCACTGCACCTGCAGCTCCAACTCGAGCACCAGCGGAGGCGTCGATGGCCGGAACAGCGCCCAATATATGGTGCTCCCTGTTCTCTGTGAGCCCCCTCTCCCCCTTCTCCTTCTCTTCCACTGACACCAACGTAGTGAGCGGCACCCACTCGTTGCGGCCGCTGACGATGCTCGCGACCTCTTTGTCTTCTTCGTCCCGGTGCCCCTGCTCTGACGGAGGCGACACGGGCTGCAGCTGCTGCTTGGCTGCacatcacatggatttattcattATTTTTTTGGATACAGTTGCATTCGCAGCAAGCAATGGCTGAGGCTTCTCCGAAACCAAAATGCAGAGCAGGTACCTGCAGCTACTTGCTGCGTGATGCTCTCCACCTCgaacgagtcctcctcgtcctcgtccgagGGATCATGGGCATTGTTCAGGCTGCCGCCGGTGGCATCGTCAGCCTGCAGCGACATGTCGTCGTCAGAGGAATCACTGATGAGCTCCACGTCCACCGCCACCACCGTCCCGTTCCCCTTGCCGTCCCACGTCGAtgccattgccgcaggtgcttcttCTACTTTGACTGCGGCTTCTTGTTGAGTCTGGTGATCGCTGGCCGTAGAGGCTGACGGGCTGGAGGAGTTGGAGTTGGAGTTGTCGCTGCCGGCGTccctgccgctgccgccgccgccttcTTCCTCCGGGACGTCGGCGACAAAGTAGGGCATGAAGCGCGATGGCTGGGCCGTGAAGCTGTCGTGCCGTCCCACCAGCATTGccgctttcttgtcgtcgtcctcctcctccacctcgtcCGGTTGCTGGATGTGGATGTCGAATGGGTTGGTGTGCTGGCCGAGCAAGGACGACGGGGCGGAGCCGGGGGCGTCCATAGCtgcgtcgtggtcgaggtcgaggtcgaaggGGTTCTTGGTCCTGGGCGCCAGCACGGCGGGGGTGTGGACATCGAGGTCGGTGAGGCCCCGATGGACAGTTATCCTGGACATGAGCTTCTCCAGCCTGGCGTTCCTCTCCAGCTCCAGCGACCCGATGCTCTGGATGCTATGCTCGTCGTCCGCCGTCCAGGCAACGGCCTCCTTTTTGTCGACGACGAGGTGGTCCTCATCCACGTCCTCCTCGGATTCGTTggcgccgtcgtccgaggagcTGGAGCTGGAGCTGGGCCCCGTGCCGGCGGTGGTGAGGTGGCGGCCCTCATGATCCTCTAATGCCGCCGCGACCGCGAGGGGGACGTTGGGTTCGCTGTTGACGAGGACTGCGCCGAGAAGGAAGGCGGTGAGCAGCCAGACGGGCGAGGAGGCGGCGAGGAAGGCCAAGAGATGGAGACGGTGGAGCAGAGCGACAAGGAGCAGGGAGCGCAGGACCGTCCACCGGTGGCGTCGCCAGAAGCTGTGCAGGACGTGCGTCGCGGCCATGGATCGATCGATGTTCCTGTCCTCTGTTTCTGCTGCCTCAAATTCCTGGCTGAATCCTCGATCTGTTGAACTGAACTTGGATTGCAATATTGGATAGGTTTGATTCTGATCCGATCTTCCAATCCAAATCATCGACCAATTCGAAGGACCGGGAGCCAGCGGGCGAGCGGCCAAACCGGGGAAGGACCGGAGGATGGGCTGGGCCGTTTTCGTTCATGCCCAGCCCAGACTATCCAATCAGATGTGGGGTGTGGGTGATGAGGAAAGAGATACGAGAGCCCctcgtctctctctctcttctttctCGCTTGGGCCCTTATTATTTTTTAATATAAAAAATAAAATGAGATAGGACATCTAAAAATAAGTTGGTGGGTGGGTGCTCAGCTCAGCTCACCCTATCTTTCTCTTATCTTACGCCGTCGTCGTCCTGCTCCGGCGACGGCCAGGCAGCCGAGCAGATAAAAAGAGCCGAAGCAGCACCACCACCACGTGCCTCTCTTCTCAGCTTGCCTGCCTCACTGCACCCGGCCACAAGGGCAAGATGCCCGCCTCTGTCGCTGTCTACCCGGCCAAGATGGCATGCTGTCTCCAGCTCCACCATCTTCGCCGGCCGTCCCCTGCTCCGCTCCCTGCTCGGGTCCTCTTCCTCCTCTCGACCCCGCGCCTGCGCCCCGTCAGAGCGTCTCCCGGCTCGTCCCCGCCCAACTCCTTCGCTGGCtggtcctccgactccgacagcgCGGATGACGGCGCCGACAAATCTACTCTAGGGTTCGGCCGAGCAGGAGGTGAGACTCACTCCATCCGccatcttcttctcctccttaCTTTCCCATCTTCTAGCTAGCTAAACCTTTGATATGGTAGCTCCTCCTCAGGGCTTCTTGGACCTGGACTTGCTGCCTTTTTCTTCCTCGCCGGCATTACCTTTGCTGCCGTCTCTATCAGAAGCAGTGGCACCCACGCAGCTGGTATTCATCtcttctctttctttgctttttttcCCCTAACCCTAGCAAAAACATCGTACATTTTCATTCCATTTCCAAGAACCAAAGCCTCCCTATCCTGCTCACTTTGCTCTATGCAGGAAAATTGCAAAACTTGCCTACAGAGACTGCTGCCACGGAATCTTACCCTGATTATCACTCCCACAAAGAGGATGGTGCTACCAGGGAAGCTTCCTTACCAACGGATTGGGACGAAGAAGACTATGACAACctcgataaaaaagaagatacagATGAATTCCTGACGCCTCTACAGTCAAACGAGGTTCCTGGGGTGCCAGCTGAAGGTGAAGTGGGGCACCTGTTGCAGAACACTGAGCCTGTTACTGATGGTGACCATGTTGTCGGTGAAGAAGCGAATCAGTTTGACAATCTCATTGCATCCGATGGTAATCAAGATCCACCACCACCTTTGCCCATACTCGATGCTGCAGGCCCCTCGGAGGAAATTCCTGATGTAGAAGAAACATCAGATCCCAAAATGGATTTGCCAGAAAACCAGCATTTCGATGAAACATTAACTTCAGATGCAATGGTGCTAGATTCAGATGTTGTGCCCATCCAGGACATCTCTGAAGGTGCCATTGCTGCTGCATTTCACCCAGAAGACAAAGGTGTCGAGCAGAACCCACAAACTCTTGACAAAGATGAACTTTCTCCATCCGGATTGCCTGATTATATGGAACATGTAAGCGCCGATGGGATGCATCCACTTGGATCAAACGAGTTATCCATGGCTACAAGGACCAGTGAGACAGGAGATGGGGAGGAAACTATAGTAGAGGATCTGTATAAAGGAGAAAGTGAATTAGAAAACCAAAACAAACAATTGGAGTCCACACCACCTGACCAATATTTTTCTTCTCCTGGAATTCCTGCTCCCTCTGTAGTATCCACTGCTTTACAGGTGCCCGCAGGGCCGATTGTGGTTCCAGCTTCTGTTGACCCAACCCAGGAAAATGCTATAGCTGCATTGCAGATTCTAAAGGTATCTCTCGGGAGTCACTGTTACTCAGTTTGATGATGATTCTTGTTATTTTAGTTTTGATCTGTGGGGATGGTTCTTTGTTTTGTCTATAACATTTGGATGGCCTAAGCCTCTAAGGATATATAAAAAAAACTTAATTTAGCCATGAAGCAATATTGTTTGCTCATCGGAGGTTGGGCCTTAACCTGACCTCCTTTGGGTTTTTTTTTTGTTGTTTGTTTGGTAATTAGTCTATGCTGTTGTTGATTACTATATCAACATTAGCGTTAATTATGGAAATTAGTCTATTTTGCTGTCACTTAGTTTTTATTA
It contains:
- the LOC103644347 gene encoding actin cytoskeleton-regulatory complex protein PAN1, with translation MIWIGRSDQNQTYPILQSKFSSTDRGFSQEFEAAETEDRNIDRSMAATHVLHSFWRRHRWTVLRSLLLVALLHRLHLLAFLAASSPVWLLTAFLLGAVLVNSEPNVPLAVAAALEDHEGRHLTTAGTGPSSSSSSSDDGANESEEDVDEDHLVVDKKEAVAWTADDEHSIQSIGSLELERNARLEKLMSRITVHRGLTDLDVHTPAVLAPRTKNPFDLDLDHDAAMDAPGSAPSSLLGQHTNPFDIHIQQPDEVEEEDDDKKAAMLVGRHDSFTAQPSRFMPYFVADVPEEEGGGGSGRDAGSDNSNSNSSSPSASTASDHQTQQEAAVKVEEAPAAMASTWDGKGNGTVVAVDVELISDSSDDDMSLQADDATGGSLNNAHDPSDEDEEDSFEVESITQQVAAAKQQLQPVSPPSEQGHRDEEDKEVASIVSGRNEWVPLTTLVSVEEKEKGERGLTENREHHILGAVPAIDASAGARVGAAGAVVAAAPTPPATDVASGPPPVTAAAPTPRPTTVAPPTPPATDAAAGPPPVAAAPPPPATDVASGPPPVAAAPPPRPTTVAAPPPPATDVASGPPQPAAAAPPRPTAAVASAPPSGKLSSKSKVASKKIDPKKAVFGFFRK